A portion of the Bifidobacterium lemurum genome contains these proteins:
- a CDS encoding MarR family winged helix-turn-helix transcriptional regulator, which produces MSWELDAVTELMGKIKRLRSSATDRLGRAVKGEPAVLHELLVNGTMTPSQLAVASHNSSGRISTLLSTLEKKGYITREIDPKDRRNILVNLTDAGRGKGEEYVEEMRAMMCWVFQQMGERRTREFVDLIVEFMTYSSLCVPGEPRPTRAQIDAAFAADAGRKD; this is translated from the coding sequence ATGTCGTGGGAATTGGATGCGGTCACCGAGCTGATGGGCAAGATCAAGAGGCTTCGGTCCTCCGCGACCGACCGCCTCGGTCGTGCGGTCAAAGGTGAGCCGGCCGTCCTGCATGAGTTGCTGGTCAACGGCACCATGACGCCGTCCCAGCTGGCCGTCGCCTCGCACAACAGCTCCGGCCGCATTTCGACCCTGCTGTCGACTCTGGAGAAGAAGGGGTATATCACACGCGAGATCGACCCCAAGGATCGGCGCAATATCCTGGTCAATCTCACCGACGCAGGGCGGGGGAAAGGTGAGGAGTATGTCGAGGAGATGCGTGCGATGATGTGCTGGGTGTTCCAGCAGATGGGGGAACGCCGCACTCGGGAGTTCGTCGACCTGATCGTGGAATTCATGACCTATTCCTCGTTGTGCGTGCCGGGGGAACCGCGTCCGACACGCGCGCAGATCGATGCGGCGTTCGCGGCGGATGCGGGACGGAAGGACTGA
- a CDS encoding ABC transporter ATP-binding protein, which produces MLRICKYLSKTEIGEMLVALVFIVAQIWLDLELPDYMSEITTLVETQGSEMSDIWIAGGKMLAISLGSVACAIITGFFAARVSASFSQRLRSLEFAKVESFSTAELNRFSTASLITRSTNDVTQIQMFITMGLTMIVKAPIMAVWAVCKIAGKGFEWTLATGIAVGVLLVGVAALMALVMPKFRAMQELTDNINLVARENLTGLRVVRAYNAEDYQETKFAKANKDLTDTQLFTNRAMAIMMPLMNTVMNGLMLAVYWIGAYLIEAAEATDKLTLFSNMVVFSSYSVQVIMSFLMLSMVFVLWPRADVSARRVLEVLDTQPSIADGPRTAGEPGVAGEIEFRDVTFAYPDSQSPMLEHVSFTVKPGQTIAFIGSTGSGKSTLINLVPRFYDATEGEVLVDGVNVRDYELKALRDKIGYVPQTSVLFKGTVESNVSYGDGRRGDASTALGMTKEGAPGLAKEGAAGAAAEGAPTGEALTASVREACGVAQATEFVEKMDGTYQAPIAQSGSNVSGGQKQRLSIARAVWRNPEILIFDDSFSALDFRTDRAVRDALKTHAQGSTKMIVAQRIGTIMDADQIVVLEQGRMVGHGTHKQLLDECDVYRQIAESQLTPEELAS; this is translated from the coding sequence ATGCTTCGTATCTGCAAATATCTGTCGAAGACGGAGATCGGCGAGATGCTCGTCGCCCTCGTCTTCATCGTCGCGCAGATCTGGCTTGACCTGGAACTGCCCGACTATATGTCGGAAATCACCACGCTGGTCGAAACCCAGGGCAGTGAGATGAGCGACATCTGGATCGCAGGCGGCAAGATGCTTGCGATCTCCCTCGGTTCCGTGGCCTGCGCGATCATCACCGGATTCTTCGCCGCGCGTGTGTCGGCCTCCTTCAGCCAGCGGCTGCGCAGCCTGGAGTTCGCCAAGGTCGAATCGTTCTCGACTGCCGAGCTCAACCGTTTCTCCACCGCCAGTCTGATCACGCGATCCACCAACGACGTCACGCAGATCCAGATGTTCATCACCATGGGCCTGACCATGATCGTCAAAGCGCCGATCATGGCCGTGTGGGCCGTGTGCAAAATCGCCGGCAAAGGCTTCGAATGGACGCTGGCGACGGGCATCGCCGTGGGCGTCCTGCTGGTGGGCGTCGCCGCGCTGATGGCGCTGGTCATGCCGAAGTTCCGCGCCATGCAGGAGCTTACCGACAACATCAACCTCGTGGCTCGCGAGAACCTCACCGGCCTGCGCGTGGTGCGCGCCTACAACGCCGAGGACTATCAGGAGACGAAGTTCGCCAAGGCCAACAAGGACCTCACCGACACCCAGCTGTTCACCAACCGCGCGATGGCCATCATGATGCCGCTGATGAACACCGTGATGAACGGTCTGATGCTGGCCGTCTACTGGATCGGCGCCTACCTGATCGAGGCGGCCGAAGCCACCGACAAACTCACCCTGTTCTCTAATATGGTGGTGTTCTCCAGCTATTCCGTGCAGGTCATCATGAGCTTCCTGATGCTGAGCATGGTGTTCGTGCTGTGGCCCCGCGCCGACGTGTCCGCCAGGCGTGTGCTCGAAGTGCTCGACACCCAGCCCTCCATCGCCGATGGCCCCCGCACGGCGGGCGAGCCGGGCGTGGCCGGTGAGATCGAATTCCGCGACGTGACTTTCGCCTACCCCGACTCCCAGTCGCCGATGCTCGAACATGTGAGCTTCACCGTCAAGCCCGGGCAGACCATCGCCTTCATCGGCTCCACCGGCTCCGGTAAATCCACGCTGATCAACCTCGTGCCGCGCTTCTACGATGCCACGGAGGGTGAGGTGCTTGTCGACGGCGTGAACGTGCGCGACTACGAACTCAAGGCCCTCCGCGACAAAATCGGCTACGTGCCGCAGACCTCCGTTCTGTTCAAAGGCACGGTCGAATCCAATGTGAGCTACGGCGACGGACGGAGGGGAGATGCCTCGACTGCGCTCGGCATGACGAAGGAAGGGGCGCCCGGCCTGGCGAAAGAGGGGGCAGCCGGTGCGGCGGCGGAAGGCGCGCCGACGGGCGAGGCCCTCACCGCCTCCGTACGCGAGGCGTGCGGCGTGGCCCAGGCCACGGAATTCGTCGAGAAGATGGACGGCACCTACCAGGCCCCCATCGCCCAAAGCGGATCCAATGTGTCCGGCGGGCAGAAACAGCGCCTATCCATCGCCCGCGCGGTATGGCGCAACCCGGAGATCCTCATCTTCGACGATTCCTTCTCCGCGCTGGACTTCCGCACCGACCGCGCCGTACGCGACGCGCTCAAAACCCACGCGCAGGGCTCGACCAAGATGATCGTCGCCCAACGCATCGGCACCATCATGGACGCCGACCAGATCGTCGTGCTCGAACAGGGGCGCATGGTCGGCCACGGCACCCACAAGCAGCTGCTCGACGAATGCGACGTGTACCGGCAGATCGCCGAATCCCAGCTCACCCCGGAAGAACTCGCCTCGTAA
- a CDS encoding ABC transporter ATP-binding protein has product MGGVVEKPADFGGSMSKLIDFARKYIPAVIVALVLGMAGTICQIIGPDKLKDVTNEIAKGLPAMVDGKPVLGAIDLDAVTHIALILVALYVGYALLGYLQSLLMATVTQRVAQNLRTAISAKINKLPLKYFDKVSYGDVLSRITNDVDAIGQTLGQSLGSLITSVTLFVGSLVMMFYNSWQLTLCAIGAALAGVIIMMVIMKASQKYFTRQQIALGDVNGHVEEMYAGHVVVKAYSGEAKSIEQFEKYNADLYDSGWKSQFLSGLMMPLMNFVSNFGYVVVCVVGAALAMNGTISFGVIVAFMMYIRLFTQPLSQFAQAFQNLQRTAAASERVFGFLDEPEMADESDLKPLLGYGRDENGKPTRVRGDVEFSHVSFGYSPDHTIIHDFSAEVKAGQKVAIVGPTGAGKTTMVNLLMRFYEINGGTISIDGVDTKSVPRWNVHDQFSMVLQDTWVFHGTVRENIVYAKPDVTDQQVEDACRAVGLHRFICSLPQGYDTVLDDKTALSAGQKQLLTIARAMVQDAPILILDEATSSVDTRTEELIQKAMDQLTVGRTSFVIAHRLSTIRDADMILVMRDGDIVERGTHEELLEADGFYAGLYNSQFALTD; this is encoded by the coding sequence ATGGGCGGCGTCGTTGAGAAGCCGGCCGACTTCGGCGGATCGATGAGCAAGCTCATCGATTTCGCGCGCAAATACATTCCGGCCGTCATCGTCGCGCTGGTCCTCGGCATGGCCGGCACCATCTGCCAGATCATCGGGCCGGACAAACTCAAGGACGTCACCAACGAAATCGCCAAAGGCCTGCCCGCCATGGTCGACGGCAAGCCCGTGCTCGGCGCGATCGACCTCGACGCGGTCACGCATATCGCGCTGATCCTCGTGGCGCTGTACGTCGGCTACGCGCTGCTGGGCTACCTGCAGAGCCTGCTCATGGCCACCGTCACCCAACGGGTGGCGCAGAACCTGCGCACGGCCATCAGCGCGAAGATCAACAAACTGCCGCTCAAATACTTCGACAAGGTCAGCTACGGCGACGTGCTCTCCCGCATCACCAACGACGTGGACGCCATCGGCCAGACCCTCGGCCAAAGCCTGGGCAGCCTGATCACCTCGGTCACGCTGTTCGTCGGATCGCTCGTCATGATGTTCTACAACAGCTGGCAGCTCACCCTGTGCGCGATCGGCGCCGCCCTGGCCGGCGTCATCATCATGATGGTGATCATGAAGGCCTCGCAGAAGTACTTCACCCGCCAGCAGATCGCGTTGGGCGACGTCAACGGCCACGTCGAGGAGATGTACGCCGGCCATGTGGTCGTCAAGGCCTATTCCGGCGAGGCAAAGTCGATCGAGCAGTTCGAAAAGTACAACGCCGACCTGTACGACTCCGGCTGGAAGTCGCAGTTCCTTTCCGGCCTGATGATGCCGCTGATGAACTTCGTCTCCAACTTCGGCTATGTGGTGGTGTGCGTGGTGGGCGCGGCGCTCGCCATGAACGGCACCATCAGCTTCGGCGTGATCGTGGCGTTCATGATGTACATCCGTCTGTTCACCCAGCCGCTCAGCCAGTTCGCGCAGGCCTTCCAGAACCTGCAGCGCACGGCCGCCGCCTCCGAGCGCGTGTTCGGATTCCTCGACGAGCCCGAGATGGCCGACGAGTCCGACCTCAAGCCGCTGCTCGGCTACGGCCGCGACGAAAACGGCAAGCCGACGCGTGTGCGCGGCGACGTGGAGTTCAGTCACGTGAGCTTCGGCTACTCGCCTGATCACACCATCATCCACGATTTCTCCGCCGAGGTGAAGGCCGGGCAGAAGGTCGCCATCGTCGGACCCACCGGCGCGGGCAAAACCACCATGGTGAACCTGCTGATGCGCTTCTACGAGATCAACGGCGGTACCATCTCCATCGACGGTGTGGATACCAAATCCGTGCCGCGCTGGAACGTGCACGACCAGTTCTCGATGGTGCTTCAGGACACATGGGTGTTCCATGGAACCGTGCGCGAGAACATCGTCTACGCCAAGCCGGACGTCACCGACCAGCAAGTCGAGGACGCCTGCCGCGCCGTGGGCCTGCACCGCTTCATCTGCTCGCTGCCGCAGGGCTATGACACCGTGCTCGATGACAAAACCGCGCTTTCCGCGGGTCAGAAGCAGCTGCTCACCATCGCCCGGGCCATGGTGCAGGACGCGCCGATCCTCATCCTCGACGAGGCGACCAGCTCGGTCGATACGCGCACCGAGGAGCTGATCCAAAAGGCGATGGACCAGCTGACGGTGGGCCGCACGAGCTTCGTGATCGCGCACCGCCTGTCCACCATCCGCGACGCCGACATGATTCTTGTGATGCGCGACGGCGACATCGTCGAGCGCGGCACGCACGAGGAACTGCTTGAGGCGGACGGCTTCTACGCGGGGCTGTACAACTCGCAGTTCGCGCTGACGGACTGA
- a CDS encoding FAD:protein FMN transferase, whose protein sequence is MSRLAERMPHIMTLPRALGTGMIIRSAAPLDDATRGEIRAFAAEYERLLSRFRPDSLVAAMRGAEHGGTFDFPEWAVPLFDLYDRLADATDGAIDPCVGEDLTRLGYGADLRFVMEPDAAGHLGSLRGRPTWRGDVERHGATLVTKRPVSLDFGACGKGYLVDLIAALIGESAAIDDPHGALLIDAGGDLLVRSPEEPVTIALEDPWDSDNAVGVAAMSGGAFCASAPSRRQWGQAAGHRLHHLINAIDGRPADDVAAAWVAVAAGLSAEPTATQAAKPRTMQAGSPTAARTGKTLDEPSTAWAAESHGKPPAKPRVEPLVALADGLATALFVSRADRLRARFAFDCAIVRSDRTAAVSPRFPGRLFACDPRARGPFAHDTDTSDDSVQ, encoded by the coding sequence ATGAGTCGACTCGCCGAACGCATGCCCCACATCATGACGCTTCCGCGCGCGCTGGGCACGGGAATGATCATCCGTTCGGCGGCTCCGCTCGACGACGCGACGCGGGGCGAGATCCGCGCGTTCGCCGCCGAATACGAGCGCCTATTGTCGCGGTTCCGCCCCGATTCGCTGGTCGCGGCGATGCGAGGGGCAGAGCACGGCGGCACCTTCGATTTTCCCGAGTGGGCGGTGCCGCTGTTCGATCTGTACGACCGGCTGGCCGACGCGACCGATGGGGCGATCGACCCCTGCGTGGGCGAGGACCTGACCCGGCTCGGCTATGGCGCCGACCTGCGGTTCGTCATGGAGCCGGATGCCGCAGGGCATCTGGGCAGCCTTCGTGGGCGTCCGACCTGGCGCGGCGATGTGGAGCGGCATGGCGCCACGCTCGTCACCAAACGTCCGGTATCGCTGGATTTCGGGGCGTGCGGCAAAGGGTATCTCGTGGACCTTATCGCCGCGTTGATCGGCGAATCGGCGGCGATCGACGACCCTCACGGCGCGCTGCTGATCGATGCCGGAGGAGATCTGCTGGTTCGCTCGCCAGAAGAGCCGGTCACCATCGCGCTTGAGGATCCTTGGGATTCCGACAACGCCGTCGGCGTGGCGGCGATGTCGGGCGGAGCGTTCTGCGCGAGCGCGCCGAGCCGCCGCCAATGGGGCCAGGCCGCCGGACATCGGCTTCACCACCTGATCAACGCCATCGACGGCCGCCCGGCGGACGACGTGGCCGCGGCCTGGGTCGCGGTGGCGGCGGGCCTGTCCGCCGAACCGACCGCCACGCAAGCCGCCAAACCGCGCACCATGCAAGCCGGCAGCCCGACCGCCGCACGAACCGGCAAAACGCTTGACGAACCGTCCACCGCATGGGCCGCCGAATCGCACGGCAAACCGCCTGCCAAGCCGCGCGTCGAACCGCTGGTCGCGCTGGCCGACGGTCTGGCCACGGCGTTGTTCGTCTCACGCGCCGACCGACTGCGAGCACGCTTCGCCTTCGATTGCGCCATCGTACGCTCCGACCGAACCGCGGCGGTCAGCCCACGATTCCCGGGCCGACTGTTCGCATGCGACCCACGCGCGCGGGGTCCGTTCGCGCACGATACGGATACTTCGGACGATTCTGTCCAGTAA